The Epinephelus lanceolatus isolate andai-2023 chromosome 1, ASM4190304v1, whole genome shotgun sequence genome has a window encoding:
- the per3 gene encoding period circadian protein homolog 3 isoform X1, which produces MCDQSVAMPGGDSGPDGEEPASLSATGGGGGGEKETRMSSGQQDGEEQSERLRGEENGASGGEVGQEDEEMTSGSHDLSSSANHSPGSVTGSTSASTKSSENTDGSRGQAHREVMVTVAEMKKRIPSDKRSRSKASTMEALQYALNCVKQVQANSEYYKLLMRNGQDERRDATVCTLEELERVTSEHTLKNTDSFAVVFSLSSGRVLYASEQAPSILCCKRKFLESAKFVELLYHQDVNVFYSHTAQPHLPPWSNSHTAGVLFDCTQVKSFFCRIRGGKDREGEMRYNPFRVTPYLLTVQGTGSIGEEEEPCCLALAERIISGYEAPRIPMDKRIFTTTHSPGCVFLEVDDRAVPLLGYLPQDLIGTSLLTFIHPDDRPLMLSMHRKVLKYAGQSPFEHSPMRLRCQNGDHITLDTSWSSFINPWSRKVAFIIGRHKVRTSSLNEDVFAAPSKDNVPVAFEEIKDLQANIYKLFLQPVHNNGSSGYGSLGSNGSHEHYISVASSSDSNGNLWEDTHREPMTLQQICADVNRVKSWGQQAYLGTNHKIALLGKPAAARMPPVVSNPEVRNHEESRKQTHIPSYQQINCVDNIIRYLESCTGPALKRKSDSHSLDTSSSSSSTSEDDKPAEATDTAQASSDVVLDSAASVAPTAAAVVGAPLTDITMSTKAMSVVSVTSQCSYSSTIVHVPQPESEATALEDAPMGSEPADAAPTPVRPAPSPATEEPRFVGLTKEVLSAHTQKEEQEYVDRFRHRILQSPYSSYLQLDNSSMAHSHHPGDYLHPVSAGGLNRSRRGKPRHKRPKPQGSSDSYASPAGPLRHVPDSSWPSSESSQPQIGAPFSQTSPLQAPFFPMMASQPGPEQPPRPQQLPGPTPMGLQPPDQTQLSYSFNIMQSAQSMPGMQPIQMEPFQNLQNIQNFHNLQPMATAQGINPYMTPVMAVILPNCPTFTPGYPSIYPLSAPSMLPQAPVTMTSFASGSVPFPQPQFQAQPNPLAQTCMGPLLCSPRASSSVGEEEEAAGPRALFSSSRSSSPLQLNLLQEELPKPSEGQSSTGHNHAESLHEQHDSQGDNPSESGNHDAQSTSSELLDMLLQEDARSGTGSNASGSGSGESGGSLGSGSGSGSNGTSTSHTGSSNSSKYFASNDSSDTSRKARKSQEAPPEHQHNFDTRVDNSLWGMIQHTPERVMMTYQIHTRDQTEVLAEDREKLRVLQPLQPWFSQEQREELAEVHPWIQQHTLPQEIDTQFLQNSCKLTAAQIRDQMNATQSSSSRPISRTTVKRRLRQSGLHGQIAARKPLLRRGNKQKRFVWAKKHKEWTLDQWKSVLWSDESKFEIFGSNRRVFVRRRKGERMDSTCLVPTVKHGGGGVMVWGCFAGDSVGDLFKIEGTLNQHGYHSILQRHAIPSGLRLVGRSFIFQQDSDPKHTSRLCKGYLTKKESDGVLRQMTWPPQSPDLNPLEMVWGELDRRVKAKGPTSAKHLWELLQDCWKTISGDYLLKLMERMPRVCKAVIRAKGGYFEETRI; this is translated from the exons ATGTGTGACCAAAGCGTGGCGATGCCTGGAGGTGACAGTGGTCCAGATGGGGAGGAGCCTGCATCACTGTCagccacaggaggaggaggaggaggagaaaaggagacGAGGATGTCGTCAGGACAGCAGGACGGAGAGGAACAGTCAGAGCGCCTCAGGGGGGAGGAAAATGGAGCTTCTGGTGGAGAAGTGGGGCAGGAAGATGAAGAGATGACTAGCGGATCGCATGACCTCTCTTCCTCGGCCAATCACAGCCCTGGTAGTGTGACAGGATCCACCTCAGCGTCAACCAAGAG caGTGAGAATACAGATGGTAGCAGAGGGCAGGCCCACAGAGAGGTGATGGTCACGGTGGCTGAGATGAAGAAGAGGATTCCATCAGACAAACGCAGTCGCAGCAAAGCCAGCACTATGGAGGCCTTACAGTACGCACTCAACTGTGTCAAACAAGTGCAAG CCAACAGCGAATACTACAAACTGCTGATGCGAAACGGCCAggatgagaggagagatgcCACTGTTTGcaccctggaggagctggagagagtCACATCTGAACACACCCTTAAAAACACG gaCTCCTTTGCGGTGGTTTTCTCTCTGTCGAGCGGCCGCGTGCTGTATGCGTCGGAGCAGGCTCCCAGCATCCTGTGTTGCAAGAGGAAGTTCCTGGAGTCGGCCAAGTTTGTGGAGCTGCTCTACCACCAAGATGTTAATGTCTTCTACTCACACACGGCTCAGCCGCATCTGCCACCTTGGAGCAACTCGCATACGG CGGGGGTCCTGTTTGACTGTACCCAGGTCAAGTCTTTCTTCTGCAGAATCAG GGGCGGAAAGGACCGTGAGGGTGAGATGCGTTACAACCCATTTCGGGTTACACCCTACCTGCTGACAGTGCAGGGAACAGGAAGCAttggggaagaggaggagccgTGCTGCCTGGCGCTGGCTGAACGCATCATCTCTGGATATGAAG CACCTCGGATCCCCATGGACAAGCGCATCTTCACCACCACGCATTCACCCGGCTGTGTGTTCCTGGAGGTGGATGACAG GGCTGTGCCGTTGCTAGGATACCTTCCCCAGGATTTGATTGGCACGTCGTTGTTGACTTTCATTCACCCAGATGACCGTCCCCTCATGCTGTCTATGCACCGAAAAG TGTTGAAGTATGCGGGCCAGTCTCCTTTTGAGCACTCTCCGATGCGTCTGCGCTGTCAGAATGGAGACCACATCACCTTGGACACCAGCTGGTCCAGTTTCATCAACCCTTGGAGCCGCAAGGTGGCCTTCATCATTGGACGGCATAAAGTCAGGAC GAGTTCATTGAATGAAGATGTGTTTGCTGCTCCGTCAAAGGACAATGTCCCAGTAGCCTTTGAAGAGATTAAAGATCTTCAAGCAAATATCTACAAGCTCTTCCTGCAG CCGGTTCATAATAATGGTTCCAGCGGTTACGGCAGTTTGGGGAGCAACGGCTCTCATGAGCACTACATCAGCGTGGCTTCTTCAAGTGACAGCAATGGAAACCTGTGGGAGGACACTCACCGGGAGCCG ATGACTTTACAGCAGATCTGTGCTGATGTGAACAGAGTCAAGAGTTGGGGCCAGCAGGCTTATCTGGGTACCAACCACAAAATTGCTCTTCTTGGCAAACCAGCTGCAG CACGAATGCCGCCAGTGGTCTCCAACCCTGAGGTCAGAAATCACGAAGAAAGCAGGAAGCAAACACATATTCCATCCTATCAGCAGATCAACTGTGTGGACAACATCATCAG ATATTTGGAGAGTTGTACAGGCCCAGCCCTCAAACGAAAGAGTGACTCTCATTCCCTGgacacctcctcttcctcatcctctaCCTCAGAAGACGACAAGCCTGCTGAAGCCACTGACACAGCTCAGGCCAGCTCAGATG TGGTGCTGGACAGTGCAGCGTCAGTGGCCCCGACGGCAGCAGCAGTCGTTGGAGCGCCTCTGACAGACATCACAATGTCCACTAAGGCCATGAGTGTAGTCTCTGTCACCAGCCAGTGTTCGTACAGCAGCACCATTGTCCATGTGCCACAGCCTGAATCAG AGGCCACGGCACTGGAGGACGCCCCAATGGGCAGTGAGCCTGCTGATGCTGCTCCGACCCCCGTCCGTCCCGCCCCAAGCCCAGCCACAGAGGAACCAAGGTTTGTAGGGCTCACCAAGGAGGTGCTGTCAGCTCACACCCAGAAGGAGGAGCAAGAGTATGTGGATCGATTCCGCCATCGCATTCTCCAGAGCCCCTACAGCTCATATCTGCAGTTGGACAACAGCTCTATGGCTCACTCCCACCACCCAG GCGACTACCTACATCCAGTGAGCGCCGGTGGGTTGAACCGCTCTCGGAGAGGAAAGCCCAGACACAAGCGCCCCAAACCCCAGGGTTCCTCAGACAGCTACGCTTCCCCAGCTGGCCCCCTTCGCCATGTCCCAGACTCCTCCTGGCCCTCCTCAGAGTCCTCCCAACCCCAAATCGGGGCACCCTTCAGCCAAACATCTCCACTCCAGGCACCATTCTTCCCCATGATGGCATCGCAGCCTGGCCCAGAGCAACCGCCCAGACCACAACAGCTGCCTGGACCAACCCCCATGGGACTGCAGCCTCCTGACCAAACCCAGCTCAGCTACAGCTTCAACATCATGCAGTCTGCTCAGAGCATGCCGGGGATGCAGCCAATCCAGATGGAGCCCTTTCAGAATCTGCAGAATATCCAGAACTTTCACAACCTGCAGCCCATGGCTACAGCCCAGGGCATCAACCCTTACATGACTCCGGTCATGGCTGTCATCCTGCCCAACTGCCCAACATTCACTCCAGGTTACCCGTCCATTTACCCACTGTCTGCGCCCTCCATGCTGCCTCAGGCACCTGTCACCATGACAAGCTTTGCTTCTGGCAGTGTCCCATTCCCTCAGCCCCAATTCCAAGCCCAGCCTAACCCCCTCGCTCAGACCTGCATGGGCCCTTTGCTCTGCTCACCCAGAGCCAGCTCCTCTGtcggggaagaggaggaggcagctGGGCCTCGGGCTTTATTCTCCAGTTCTCGCTCAAGTTCTCCTCTGCAGCTGAACTTGTTGCAGGAGGAGCTGCCAAAGCCAAGTGAAGGACAGAGCAGCACCGGGCACAACCACGCAGAGAGCCTCCATGAACAACATGACAGCCAG GGTGATAACCCCAGTGAGTCTGGGAACCATGATGCCCAGTCTACATCCAGTGAGCTGCttgacatgttgctgcaggaggaTGCCAGGTCAGGCACCGGCTCTAACGCCTCAGGGTCTGGGTCAGGGGAGTCTGGAGGCTCCCTGGGATCTGGCTCTGGATCAGGTTCCAATGGAacctccacctcacacacag gcagcagcaacagcagcaaatATTTTGCCAGCAACGATTCATCAGACACATCACGCAAAGCCCGTAAGAGCCAGGAGGCACCGCCAGAGCACCAACACAACTTTGACACTCGGGTGGATAACTCACTGTGGGGCATGATCCAGCACACGCCTGAGCGTGTCATGATGACGTACCAGATCCACACCAG GGACCAGACCGAGGTGTTGGCAGAGGACAGGGAGAAGCTTCGAGTGCTCCAGCCTCTCCAGCCCTGGTTCAGccaggagcagagagaggagctgGCTGAGGTCCATCCCTGGATCCAACAGCACACTCTCCCGCAGGAGATTGACACACAG tttcttcaaaatagctgcaagttaacagcagctcagatcagagaccagatgaatgccacacagagttctagcagcagacccatctctagaacaactgttaagaggagactgcgccaatcaggccttcatggtcaaatagctgctaggaaaccactgctaaggagaggcaacaagcagaagagatttgtttgggccaagaaacacaaggaatggacattagaccagtggaaatctgtgctttggtctgatgagtccaaatttgagatctttggttccaaccgccgtgtctttgtgagacgcagaaaaggtgaacggatggattccacatgcctggttcccactgtgaagcatggaggaggaggtgtgatggtgtgggggtgttttgctggtgacagtgttggggatttattcaaaattgaaggcacactgaaccagcatggctaccacagcatcctgcagcgacatgccatcccatccggtttgcgtttagttggacgatcatttatttttcaacaggacagtgaccccaaacacacctccaggctgtgtaagggctatttgaccaagaaggagagtgatggagtgctgcggcagatgacctggcctccacagtcaccggacctgaacccactcgagatggtttggggtgagctggaccgcagagtgaaggcaaaggggccaacaagtgctaaacacctctgggaactccttcaagactgttggaaaaccatttcaggtgactacctcttgaagctcatggagagaatgccaagagtgtgcaaagcagtaatcagagcaaagggtggctattttgaagaaactagaatataa